Below is a genomic region from Deltaproteobacteria bacterium.
TGCCGGAATATTTCTTCCATATCGTTTCCCAGCTCCCGGTCCAGGATCCCGACACCACATTCATAATTGTAATTGAGGGAGCGGGAATCCAAATTGGCCGAGCCAACAATGGTCCAGTGCCCGTCAAATACCATTGTCTTGGCGTGAAGCACCCGGGGCTGGTAATGATAGATCTGCACTCCCTCCCGCAACAAGGTTTTGTAGTAAGTGCGGCTCACATAGGCGACCACACGCAAGTCAGTCTGGCCGGGCAAAATAATCTTCACGTCCACACCCCTGCGGGCCGCCTTTAAAAGGACCTTGAGAAACTTCCTGGTAGGGATGAAGTAAGCCATGGTGAGGTGAATGGACTTCTGGGCAGCATGGACGCTGAACTGGAGCAACTGCCGAAGGGACCGCATGCTCTTCCGGGATGAAGAGAACAATGGAAGCACGTTTATACCTTGATCTTCTTCCCGACCCACACCCCTTGGTAAGGTTTCAATTTTTACCCCTTCACACTCTTTCCAGCTTTCCAGGAACGCTTTGAGCATGGCTCCAGCGATAGGGCCCTGGACCTTGACACCCGTATCCCTCCATCCGGCGAGTTTTTTTCGCCTGAATCCATAGTATTCATCGCCTACATTCAACCCCCCCGTAAAAGCCATCTGGTCGTCCACTACCACCAGCTTTCGATGGTCCCGGTGGAAATAAAGATTGAGGTTCATTAAGCGAAGAGGATGGAAGGAGCGAATTTCCACTCCCGCGGACTTTAAAAACTTCCAGAACCGCTCCGACGTTGAGATAGACCCAAAATGATCATAAATCAGGTAGACCCGTACTCCTTCCCGGCTTTTCCGGGCCAGCAATTCCGCCAATCCCCAACCGGTCTCATCATCCCGGAAAATGTAGAATTCCAGGCAGATCATGTGTTCTGCTTCTTGCACCGCCCGGAATACTACTTCGAAAGCGGAAACACCATCCTTTAAAACCTTTATGGAATGCCCGCTAAAGAACGATGTTTGAGCAACTTTTTCCAGGGTTCTTTGTAAAGAATTTTCTTCCATATCTCTGGCCAGATTTTAAAGAAAGGAAAGGCGCATGTCAAACCAATTATTGGTGAACAGACCAGGTCTTCTCCAGAAAGGCGTTTCGGTGAAAGAAAAAAAGAGGGAGCGCTTTTAATAGAAAAGCGATGAAAGGATTTAACGCCTTCCATCGCTTTTCTATTTTTCTCCCAGAATTGCCCCTCTTCAGGCTGGTGGGGAAAATTACACTTCCTTTACAGTTATGGCACCCGTAGGGCATACCTCAACGCAACTTTCGCAGCCCAGGCATTCATCCATATTGACGGGATCGGACTTGCCGTCTTTGATCTCGAACACGTTGGCCGGACAGGTATCTACGCATTCTCCTTTCCCATCACATTTATCTTTATCGACAGTTACTTGATACATGGCTCCCCTTTTTCACCTCCTCTTTATAAATTATAAACTTCTCCCTCTCGACGTCTTAAATGATACCCGATCCGAGCCTTTTTGTTCATGACCCGGATCATAAAAAGCCTCCCCTTTCCTGGCCATCCTCGGGAGATGAAAAATATATATCCCTTTGCAAAAGGATGTCAACGGAAAAAGGGACCGTGCCCCCCTTCACTTTTCATTTTCGTTCATGATTTCAGAATGATGGTCAGGACCCGGCGGGGAGGCGTTGCGCGCCGGCCAAACGGCCGGATCAACCCCTCTTCCTCTCCCCCACTTTTCCTCCGCAAAAAGAGAGCGCAAAAAACATATGGAGTGGCTGCAACGGCGGAAGTGAAGGGGTGCCAGAAAAAAAGACTTTGTCACCATTCCCCAACCCTACCCCCCTCACTCCGAGTTCCTTGTAATTTAATAGGGAAAGGGGTAGATTACAAGGAGGTCGGAAAGGAAAAATGATTTCCCAAGCGCAAGAAGAATACATA
It encodes:
- a CDS encoding phosphatidylserine/phosphatidylglycerophosphate/cardiolipin synthase family protein, with product MEENSLQRTLEKVAQTSFFSGHSIKVLKDGVSAFEVVFRAVQEAEHMICLEFYIFRDDETGWGLAELLARKSREGVRVYLIYDHFGSISTSERFWKFLKSAGVEIRSFHPLRLMNLNLYFHRDHRKLVVVDDQMAFTGGLNVGDEYYGFRRKKLAGWRDTGVKVQGPIAGAMLKAFLESWKECEGVKIETLPRGVGREEDQGINVLPLFSSSRKSMRSLRQLLQFSVHAAQKSIHLTMAYFIPTRKFLKVLLKAARRGVDVKIILPGQTDLRVVAYVSRTYYKTLLREGVQIYHYQPRVLHAKTMVFDGHWTIVGSANLDSRSLNYNYECGVGILDRELGNDMEEIFRQDLLECTPITEADQSAWPLHERALGTFFSWFRSYL
- a CDS encoding 4Fe-4S binding protein, which produces MYQVTVDKDKCDGKGECVDTCPANVFEIKDGKSDPVNMDECLGCESCVEVCPTGAITVKEV